The proteins below are encoded in one region of Caballeronia sp. SL2Y3:
- a CDS encoding phosphatase PAP2 family protein — MNVEIPISVWLRVTALGSVGVMLPVGLAAAAWLALGYRWKYTLEWLALLGAGSACVALSKIAFIGWGIGVRNIDFTGISGHAFMATAVLPVALFVALLPARGALRAGGVAVGLLLGALIGGSRVVVNAHSVSEVVAGCALGGAVAIAFVRIAWKAEAGKLSPAPVAASLGAVVVALHGVPVPTQHWITEIALGLSGHERPYVRARWKAKVYRVPDRRADSHAPREPVAA, encoded by the coding sequence ATGAACGTCGAAATTCCCATCTCGGTCTGGTTACGCGTCACCGCCCTCGGCAGCGTCGGCGTCATGCTGCCCGTCGGGCTCGCGGCTGCGGCGTGGCTTGCGCTGGGTTATCGCTGGAAGTACACGCTCGAATGGCTCGCGCTCCTCGGCGCGGGCAGCGCATGCGTGGCTCTGAGCAAGATCGCGTTCATCGGCTGGGGAATCGGCGTGCGCAATATCGACTTCACCGGCATAAGCGGCCACGCGTTCATGGCGACGGCGGTGCTTCCCGTCGCGCTCTTCGTCGCGCTGCTGCCAGCACGCGGCGCGTTGCGCGCGGGCGGCGTGGCCGTTGGCCTGCTGCTCGGCGCCCTGATCGGCGGGTCGCGCGTTGTGGTCAACGCGCATTCGGTATCGGAAGTCGTCGCGGGCTGCGCGCTCGGCGGCGCGGTTGCCATCGCGTTCGTGCGCATCGCGTGGAAAGCGGAGGCCGGCAAGCTATCGCCCGCGCCCGTCGCGGCAAGCCTCGGCGCAGTCGTCGTGGCGCTGCATGGCGTGCCGGTGCCGACGCAGCACTGGATCACCGAAATCGCGCTCGGATTGTCGGGCCACGAGCGCCCGTACGTTCGGGCGCGCTGGAAGGCGAAAGTCTATCGCGTGCCGGACCGGCGCGCCGACTCGCACGCGCCGCGCGAACCCGTCGCCGCGTAA
- a CDS encoding PHB depolymerase family esterase, which translates to MSKSLTKLWLRGLRRLVAVQAESIHPPKPRPATKPARSKTLRSKLKSGAAAKAAAFAPATRRPETRESRVRPRASAWARGKWDRSYHSAPPTAGRFVNHLSYALYVPPRTGLGRMPVVVMLHGCKQSADDFAQGTRMNLLADKYGFAVLYPEQSKHDHPHRCWRWYDDSSSGGGGEAASIVSLIRATVAEHQFDPERVYLAGMSAGAGLAALLAVRYPDLFAAVGLHSGVVFGEANSAIGAMDVMRRASRTDPVTLIDAALDVRDYPGMPAVIIHGELDSVVSAENAEQLTQQFLRLNGFIDAAGQPRAGEVREETHPDGVVRDYFKNGRRVVKTSIVRGLGHSWAGGDDTVAFHSSKGPDSSAVLWEFFKHQRRSSQTARAAFVA; encoded by the coding sequence ATGTCGAAGAGCCTTACCAAACTCTGGTTGCGTGGCTTGAGACGCCTGGTCGCTGTCCAAGCCGAGAGCATCCACCCGCCCAAGCCGCGCCCGGCCACGAAGCCCGCGCGTTCGAAGACCTTACGGTCCAAGCTCAAGTCAGGCGCCGCCGCGAAGGCCGCGGCTTTCGCCCCCGCCACGCGCCGACCGGAAACGCGCGAATCGCGCGTCCGGCCGCGTGCGTCAGCATGGGCGCGTGGCAAGTGGGACCGCTCCTATCACTCGGCCCCGCCGACCGCCGGCCGTTTCGTCAACCATCTTTCCTACGCGTTGTACGTGCCGCCGAGAACCGGCCTGGGCCGCATGCCCGTCGTGGTGATGCTCCACGGATGCAAGCAAAGCGCCGACGACTTCGCGCAGGGCACGCGCATGAATCTGCTCGCGGACAAATACGGCTTCGCGGTGCTGTACCCGGAGCAGTCGAAGCATGACCATCCGCATCGCTGCTGGCGCTGGTACGACGATTCGAGCAGCGGCGGCGGCGGCGAGGCGGCGTCGATCGTCTCGCTGATTCGCGCGACGGTCGCCGAGCACCAATTCGACCCCGAGCGCGTCTATCTCGCGGGGATGTCGGCGGGGGCAGGGCTCGCGGCGCTGCTCGCGGTCCGCTATCCGGACTTGTTCGCGGCGGTCGGGCTGCATTCGGGCGTCGTTTTCGGCGAGGCGAACTCGGCGATCGGCGCGATGGACGTCATGCGCCGCGCAAGCCGCACCGACCCGGTGACGCTGATCGACGCCGCGCTCGACGTGCGCGACTACCCGGGCATGCCGGCCGTCATCATCCATGGCGAACTCGATTCGGTGGTGTCCGCCGAGAACGCCGAGCAACTGACGCAGCAGTTCCTTCGGCTGAACGGCTTCATCGACGCAGCAGGCCAGCCGCGCGCGGGCGAAGTACGGGAGGAAACGCATCCCGATGGCGTCGTGCGCGACTACTTCAAGAACGGGCGGCGCGTCGTGAAGACGTCGATCGTGCGTGGGCTCGGCCATTCGTGGGCCGGCGGCGACGACACGGTGGCCTTCCATTCGTCGAAAGGGCCGGATTCATCCGCCGTGCTGTGGGAGTTCTTCAAGCACCAGCGCCGCTCCAGCCAAACCGCGCGCGCGGCGTTCGTCGCCTAA
- a CDS encoding DUF3563 family protein produces the protein MFLLSRIFLFLTKTAEERDRERDDAYLAEATDIYDLEYRMKKLDQRAAARHPSWMAN, from the coding sequence ATGTTCCTGCTTTCCCGTATTTTCCTGTTCCTGACCAAGACCGCTGAAGAGCGTGACCGCGAGCGTGACGACGCGTACCTCGCTGAAGCCACCGACATCTACGATCTCGAATATCGCATGAAGAAGTTGGACCAGCGTGCGGCAGCCCGTCATCCGTCGTGGATGGCGAACTGA